The DNA region GCGAGGCCAAGGCCGAATCGGTGGGACGCATCGAATACCGGTCGCCGGAAACCGTGAACGCGGACCCGGCCAACGCCGCGCCGAACGCCGACGGAGCCTCGAACAGCGGCGCCGCCGCCGCGGCCGAAGACCCGTTCGGCGTGACGGGCTGGATCATCACGTTGGTGGTCTTCCTGATCATCGTGGCGTCGTTCGTCATCGGCCACCAGCGCAAGAAGGCCATGGCCGGCGAATAACGTCAGGATTTGCGGCGGCCGAACCAGCCCAGCAGCGCGCCGGTCGCGAAAGCCCCGCCGACGGCGCCGAGGCCCGGTCCCTGCTGAACGGTCACCCTCGGGTGGATCAGCACCGGGGCAGGCGGCTCGACGACCGTCTGCTGGTTCTCCTTCGCCGTCGCCGTCCAGGCGGTGACGAACAGCAAGAAGCGCGAAACGAGGTTCGCGAACACGAGCAGACCGATCACCGGGCCGAACAATGTGAACGCCGGTGATTTCGTGACGCTGCCGAGGTAAAGGGTCGCGGCCTGCTGGAGCACGATGAACCCGACCGCGGCGAAGATCGCGCCCTTGACCGCGCTGCGCAGCGCGACATGTTCTCGGGGCAGCCTCGCGATGACCCACAGGAACACCAGGGTGTTCGCGAGCAGGCCGAGCAGGATCGTCGCGACCTTCAACAGGAACACGGCCCAGCCCTGGTTCTCGAGGCCGACCAGTTCGAGCAGGAACCGCCCGACACCGCTGCCCGCCGCGGTGAGACCGAACGAGACCACCAGCGCGAGACCGAGCCCGACAAGCGACAGCAGGTCCTTGATGGTGGTCGAAACCAGCGGAAGCTTCTGCTTTTCCTGCCCCCACTGGGCGGTCAGCGCGTCACGCAGGTTCGACATCCAGCCGACGCCCGAATACAGGGCGAGCAGCAGACCGAACACCCCGATCCCGCCGCCGGACTTCAGCGCCGCACCGATGATCTCGCCGACGAGACCCCGAAGCCCATCCGGTACGGACTTCGTGATGCCGTCGACGAGTTGGTTCGTCACCGAGGTGTCGCCCCTGAGCACGATCCCGATGATCGCGAAGGCGACCATCAAGATCGGGATCACCGAAAGCACGCTGAAGTAGGTGATGGCCGCGGCGTAGTGGTTGCCGTAGCGCTCAGTGAAGGCGTCGTTCGCCCGGATGAGGTGATCGAGCCAGCCGTACTTCCGCCTCAGACGCGGTAACAGCTTGTCCTCTTCCGGCTTCGCGCCGTCATCTTTCGCCACCTTGAAACGCTAACCACGCGGCCGCGACCGCGCAGCGCGAATCAACCTGCCGGGGGAAGGAACCCGATGTTCTCGTAGACGTTCCGCAAGGTCACCGAAGCGACCTCCCTGGCCCGTTCCGCGCCGAGCGCCAGTGCCTTGTCGAGTTCGGCGACGTCGTCCAGGTAGGAGCGGACGCGCTCCTGCACCGGCGTGACCCACTCGACGAAGGCCTCCCCGACGCCCTTCTTCAGGTCGCCGTAGCCCTTTCCCTCGTAGGAGTTCTCGAGTTCGGAGACCGGCTGGTCGGTCAGGGCGGACAGGATCGTCAGCAGGTTCGAGACGCCCGGCTTGTTCTCGGCGTCGAAGACGATCTCGCGGCCGGTGTCGGTGACCGCCGAGCGCACCTTCTTCGCCGACTTCTTCGGGTCTTCGAGCAGCTCGATGAGGCCGTTGCCGGTCGACGAGGACTTGCTCATCTTCGCGGTCGGGTCCTGCAGGTCGTAGATCTTCGCCGTGTCCTTGACGATATGCGGCTCCGGCACGGTGAACGTCTTGCCGTAGCGGTTGTTGAACCGCTGCGCGAGGTTGCGCGTCAGCTCCAGGTGCTGCCGCTGGTCCTCGCCGACGGGGACCTCGTTCGCCTGGTACAGCAGGATGTCCGCGGCCTGCAGGACCGGGTACGTGAACAGGCCGACACTGGCGCGATCCGTGCCCTGCTTCGCGGCCTTGTCCTTGAACTGCGTCATCCGGCCCGCTTCGCCGAACCCGGTCTGGCATTCCAGCACCCAGCCCAGCTGGGCGTGCTCGGGCACGTGGCTCTGGACGAACAGCGCGCTGCGGGCCGGGTCGACGCCGAGCGCGAGCAACTGCGCGGCCGAGCGGCGCGTGCGATCGCGCAGCACCTTCGGGTCCTGCTCGACGGTGATCGCGTGCAGGTCGACGACCATGTAGAAGGTGTCGTGGGTGTCCTGCAGCCGCACCCATTGCCGCAGCGCACCCAGGTAGTTGCCCAGGTGGAACGAGTCGGCGGTCGGCTGGATCCCGGAGAGCACGCGCGGGCGCTTCTGTTCGTCGGACACGTCCGGATTCTGTCAGGCCACGCCGCGGCGGGTCATCCGAGGTCGGCCCGGCCGAACGGGCTAAACGGTTAAACGCCACATACTTCCGACGGTTCTGGCCACGGTGCCCGATTCCTAGCGTTCATGGCACCGGATCTTCCGGCCACACCGAAGGAGAACCCAGATGAAGGCACGATCCCTGCTGATGGGCTTGGCCATGGCGGCTGCGGCCGTCTTCTCGCTCTCCGGCGTCGCGGCGGCCGCCGAGCCCACCGGAGGCGTCCAGCCGAACATCGTCGGCGGCGGCAACGCGACCCAGGTCTACTCGTTCATGGTGTCCCAGCAGTCGAGCTCCGGTGGCCACCAGTGTGGTGGCTCACTGATCAGCTCGACCTGGGTGGTCACCGCGGCGCACTGTGGCACGCCGTACCAGGTGCGCGTCGGCACCACGAACCGCACCAGCGGCGGTACCGTCGCCCGCGTGGCCCAGCGCATCGCCCACCCGACCGCCGACCTGGCGCTGCTGCGTCTCTCGACGGCGGTGTCGCAGGCGCCGGTCACGATCGCCGACACGTCCGGGGCCGTTGGCACCGCGACGCGGATCATCGGCTGGGGCCAGACCTGCCCCGTCCGCGGTGGTTGTGGCGCCCCGATCAACCTCCAGGAGCTGAACACCTCGATCGTCG from Amycolatopsis sp. EV170708-02-1 includes:
- a CDS encoding trypsin-like serine protease, with the translated sequence MKARSLLMGLAMAAAAVFSLSGVAAAAEPTGGVQPNIVGGGNATQVYSFMVSQQSSSGGHQCGGSLISSTWVVTAAHCGTPYQVRVGTTNRTSGGTVARVAQRIAHPTADLALLRLSTAVSQAPVTIADTSGAVGTATRIIGWGQTCPVRGGCGAPINLQELNTSIVADTRCSGIRAASEICTNNPNGNSGACYGDSGGPQVKQVSGVWQLVGATSRAGNNSSTCATGPSIYVDVPYFRSWIRTNSGV
- the trpS gene encoding tryptophan--tRNA ligase, whose product is MSDEQKRPRVLSGIQPTADSFHLGNYLGALRQWVRLQDTHDTFYMVVDLHAITVEQDPKVLRDRTRRSAAQLLALGVDPARSALFVQSHVPEHAQLGWVLECQTGFGEAGRMTQFKDKAAKQGTDRASVGLFTYPVLQAADILLYQANEVPVGEDQRQHLELTRNLAQRFNNRYGKTFTVPEPHIVKDTAKIYDLQDPTAKMSKSSSTGNGLIELLEDPKKSAKKVRSAVTDTGREIVFDAENKPGVSNLLTILSALTDQPVSELENSYEGKGYGDLKKGVGEAFVEWVTPVQERVRSYLDDVAELDKALALGAERAREVASVTLRNVYENIGFLPPAG
- a CDS encoding YhjD/YihY/BrkB family envelope integrity protein is translated as MAKDDGAKPEEDKLLPRLRRKYGWLDHLIRANDAFTERYGNHYAAAITYFSVLSVIPILMVAFAIIGIVLRGDTSVTNQLVDGITKSVPDGLRGLVGEIIGAALKSGGGIGVFGLLLALYSGVGWMSNLRDALTAQWGQEKQKLPLVSTTIKDLLSLVGLGLALVVSFGLTAAGSGVGRFLLELVGLENQGWAVFLLKVATILLGLLANTLVFLWVIARLPREHVALRSAVKGAIFAAVGFIVLQQAATLYLGSVTKSPAFTLFGPVIGLLVFANLVSRFLLFVTAWTATAKENQQTVVEPPAPVLIHPRVTVQQGPGLGAVGGAFATGALLGWFGRRKS